A region of Chloracidobacterium sp. DNA encodes the following proteins:
- a CDS encoding ferredoxin, which yields MANLRERFPENAEGPFYVDAQCIDCDVCRSIAPDIFARNDRGAYSYVLRQPENEEERELCLEAMESCPVEAIGDDGDM from the coding sequence ATGGCCAACCTTCGTGAGCGATTCCCGGAAAACGCTGAAGGCCCGTTCTATGTGGACGCCCAGTGCATTGACTGCGACGTATGTCGCTCGATAGCGCCGGATATTTTTGCTCGCAACGACCGGGGAGCGTATTCCTATGTTTTGCGCCAGCCGGAAAATGAGGAGGAGCGCGAGTTGTGCTTGGAAGCCATGGAATCCTGTCCGGTGGAAGCCATCGGCGACGACGGCGATATGTAA